From the genome of Pukyongia salina, one region includes:
- a CDS encoding glycosyltransferase family 2 protein: MIIYIVIPAHNEEAYIEKTLDSLVNQSLRPARIVVVNDNSTDGTQTIIDAYSAKYSFIEGVSNVSSEVHAPGSKVINAFYKGYATLDSHYDVICKFDADLIFPANYLETVAEVFKSSEQVGIAGGFCYLEKKGEWELEDLTGKDHIRGALKSYRKSCLHDIGGLKKAMGWDTLDELLAQYHGWELRTLPSLKVKHLKPTATAYAKQSGYMQGAAFKRMRYGFLLTMIAAMKLAWKKKSFTYFLKCIQGFLPEKQNYLVSPSEGNFIRKLRWRNIRKKLL, translated from the coding sequence GTGATCATTTATATAGTCATACCAGCTCATAACGAGGAAGCGTATATAGAAAAAACGCTGGATTCGCTGGTAAATCAATCTTTAAGACCGGCCAGGATCGTTGTGGTGAACGACAACTCTACAGACGGAACACAGACCATAATAGATGCGTATTCTGCCAAGTATTCCTTTATCGAAGGGGTATCTAATGTTTCTTCTGAAGTACATGCCCCGGGCTCGAAAGTGATCAATGCTTTTTACAAGGGTTACGCCACATTGGATTCTCATTACGATGTGATCTGCAAATTTGATGCAGACCTCATCTTTCCTGCCAATTACCTGGAAACTGTTGCAGAAGTTTTTAAGAGTTCGGAACAGGTAGGTATCGCCGGTGGATTTTGTTACCTCGAAAAAAAAGGAGAATGGGAACTTGAAGATCTAACAGGGAAAGATCACATACGAGGTGCCTTAAAGTCTTATCGAAAGTCCTGTCTACATGATATTGGAGGCTTAAAAAAAGCAATGGGATGGGACACTTTAGACGAGCTGCTTGCTCAATATCACGGTTGGGAACTTCGCACACTACCTTCCTTAAAAGTTAAACATCTAAAACCTACAGCCACTGCTTATGCAAAACAGTCGGGCTATATGCAAGGTGCGGCATTTAAAAGAATGCGCTATGGTTTTTTACTAACTATGATCGCGGCTATGAAATTAGCCTGGAAAAAAAAGAGCTTTACTTACTTTTTAAAATGTATTCAGGGATTTTTGCCTGAAAAACAAAACTATCTGGTATCACCTTCCGAAGGAAATTTTATACGAAAATTACGCTGGAGAAATATTAGAAAAAAGCTGTTATAA
- a CDS encoding alkaline phosphatase, with protein sequence MKNLLLLLFLCTSVIGWAQTPLANQKKPKNIILLIGDGMGLSQVSAGFYFNDETSNFERFTNIGLIKTSSSAELVTDSAAGATAFASGVKSYNGAVGVDSDTNSVPTIIELLSKRNYATGVISTSSVVHATPAAFYAHVFRRSMYEAIAENLAKSEVDFIAGGGSQFFDRREDGKDLFEDFRKNNFEIHTESLPDKVSKKKQLILLADNAMPKMIEGRGDFLPESTQLGIDYLSANKQGFFLVVEGSQIDWGGHGNEADYLIGEQLDFDKTIGVALDFAKKNGETLVIVTADHETGGFTLAASENDYNTIKPSFSTGGHSATLIPVFAYGPGASSFNGIYENTEIFHKMMSLLQKK encoded by the coding sequence ATGAAAAATCTACTACTTCTCTTATTTCTGTGTACCTCCGTTATTGGATGGGCTCAAACCCCGCTCGCAAACCAGAAAAAGCCTAAGAATATTATCCTGCTTATTGGAGATGGTATGGGACTAAGCCAGGTTTCGGCAGGGTTTTATTTTAATGATGAAACTTCAAATTTTGAACGATTTACCAATATCGGACTAATAAAAACTTCTTCTTCAGCCGAGTTAGTTACAGATTCGGCAGCAGGCGCAACGGCGTTTGCAAGTGGGGTTAAAAGCTATAATGGTGCAGTAGGTGTCGACTCCGATACTAATTCGGTTCCCACCATTATAGAATTATTATCTAAAAGGAACTATGCAACAGGGGTTATTTCCACCTCTTCTGTGGTGCACGCCACACCTGCTGCCTTTTATGCCCATGTATTTAGAAGAAGTATGTACGAGGCTATCGCCGAGAATCTTGCGAAAAGCGAGGTAGACTTCATCGCTGGAGGTGGAAGTCAATTTTTCGATAGGCGCGAAGATGGAAAAGACCTGTTCGAAGACTTCAGAAAAAATAACTTCGAAATTCATACCGAATCTTTACCAGATAAAGTTTCTAAAAAGAAACAGCTAATACTACTTGCAGATAATGCCATGCCAAAGATGATCGAAGGTCGAGGTGATTTTCTGCCGGAGAGTACGCAACTAGGAATAGATTACCTCTCTGCCAACAAACAAGGTTTTTTTCTCGTGGTGGAAGGATCTCAGATCGATTGGGGAGGGCACGGTAACGAAGCCGATTATCTAATAGGAGAACAGTTGGATTTCGACAAAACTATTGGTGTAGCTCTGGACTTCGCCAAAAAGAATGGGGAGACCCTGGTGATCGTAACCGCAGATCACGAAACGGGTGGTTTTACCCTGGCTGCAAGTGAAAACGATTACAATACTATCAAGCCCTCCTTTTCTACAGGGGGACATTCGGCAACGCTGATCCCCGTCTTTGCATATGGCCCCGGGGCGTCCAGCTTTAACGGAATTTACGAGAATACAGAGATCTTTCATAAAATGATGTCTCTGTTACAAAAGAAATAG
- a CDS encoding MlaE family ABC transporter permease, which translates to MIIVRALKDVGSYFLMLKRVFSGFTKGSVLRELIFKEIDDLIIGSLGIVSFISFFVGGVIAIQTALNLENPLIPKSLIGFATRQSMILEFAPTFISIIMAGKMGSFITSSLGSMRVTEQIDALDVMGINSLNYLVFPKVIALLFYPFVIALSMFLGIFGGFLAGVYGGFTSPGEFVTGLQDSFEPFHLTYAFIKTFIFAFILATVPSWQGYFMKGGALEVGKASTNSFVWTSVLIILTNYIVTTLLLS; encoded by the coding sequence ATGATAATTGTTAGAGCTCTTAAGGACGTTGGTTCCTATTTCTTAATGCTGAAAAGGGTTTTCAGTGGATTTACCAAAGGGTCTGTTCTTAGAGAACTTATCTTTAAGGAAATTGATGATCTAATCATTGGTTCCCTGGGAATAGTTTCTTTTATTTCGTTCTTCGTAGGTGGAGTAATCGCCATTCAAACAGCTCTTAATCTTGAAAATCCGCTGATCCCAAAGTCATTAATAGGGTTTGCCACTCGGCAATCCATGATCCTCGAATTTGCGCCAACGTTTATTTCCATCATCATGGCGGGTAAAATGGGTTCCTTCATTACTTCCAGCCTGGGTTCCATGCGTGTTACCGAACAGATCGATGCTCTGGATGTTATGGGGATTAATTCCCTGAATTATCTAGTTTTTCCAAAGGTGATCGCGCTACTCTTTTATCCTTTCGTGATAGCACTATCCATGTTTCTCGGGATCTTTGGTGGATTTTTGGCCGGGGTGTACGGAGGTTTTACCTCCCCTGGTGAATTTGTAACGGGTTTACAGGACTCTTTCGAACCTTTTCATCTAACTTATGCATTCATAAAGACATTTATCTTTGCCTTTATCCTGGCAACGGTACCTTCCTGGCAGGGATACTTTATGAAAGGAGGAGCTCTGGAAGTAGGAAAGGCAAGTACAAATTCGTTTGTGTGGACCAGTGTATTGATCATCCTCACAAATTATATAGTAACCACTTTGTTATTAAGCTGA
- a CDS encoding FG-GAP-like repeat-containing protein, with protein sequence MKNILLFSLAVLFSVASFAQVSFTNQGNLLANYPDNSEIAVDMNGDWMDDYVRVSANGVGIDYQVGDGTFNSVFYTLPIANVPNWSVAAGDLDANGYNDLVLGNGQRVSFLYANVNGTDYTEVTFPEFIFSQRSTMSDIDNDGDLDSFVCHDVDLSHPYRNDGTGTMSLDQNLIVTLDRPGNYAAIWVDYDNDGDSDMYLTKCRGGASPGDPDRDNAMYTNNGDGTFTENALQINMRDNAQSWSTVFEDFDNDGDFDAFIVNHDFQNRFMLNDGTGVFTDIIGGTGIDANDLGAWENQAGDFNNDGFVDIFSELSKELYINNGDLTFTGIDLPFDEGGIGDFNGDGFLDVVNNGDLWINDGNANNWVKIGLEGVQSNYNGIGARVEIYGDWGMQIREVRSGQGFSHMNSLVAHFGIGTATNIDQIIIKWPSGVVDVINDPNINEQHIFVEGDNVLAVTDFQKEGINLFPNPTTDILNFSLNGLENTKVSVVDVTGKVVMNTTISSENTINVDSLKSGVYFVQLEIEGSQQSYKFVKR encoded by the coding sequence ATGAAAAATATTTTACTTTTTAGCCTGGCTGTACTGTTTTCAGTTGCTTCTTTTGCGCAGGTTAGTTTTACAAACCAGGGTAATCTTCTGGCAAATTATCCGGATAATTCCGAAATCGCCGTCGATATGAATGGCGACTGGATGGACGATTACGTTCGGGTTTCCGCTAATGGTGTGGGAATCGATTATCAGGTTGGAGACGGTACTTTCAATTCGGTATTTTACACTCTGCCTATTGCCAATGTACCTAACTGGAGTGTGGCTGCAGGAGATCTTGATGCAAACGGGTACAACGACCTGGTTCTTGGAAACGGCCAGCGTGTATCCTTTCTATATGCTAATGTAAATGGAACAGATTATACCGAAGTTACGTTCCCAGAATTTATATTCAGTCAGCGTTCAACAATGAGCGATATCGATAATGATGGTGATCTGGACAGTTTTGTTTGTCATGATGTGGATCTAAGTCATCCCTACAGAAACGATGGTACAGGTACAATGTCTTTAGATCAGAACCTGATCGTAACGCTGGACAGACCGGGTAACTATGCTGCTATCTGGGTAGACTACGATAATGACGGAGATAGTGATATGTACTTAACCAAGTGTAGAGGTGGTGCATCACCGGGAGATCCGGATCGCGATAATGCGATGTATACCAATAATGGTGATGGTACCTTTACGGAGAATGCTCTCCAGATCAATATGAGAGACAATGCACAATCATGGTCTACTGTTTTCGAGGATTTTGACAATGATGGGGATTTCGATGCCTTTATCGTGAATCACGATTTCCAGAACAGATTTATGCTTAATGACGGTACTGGTGTATTTACAGATATAATTGGAGGAACAGGAATCGACGCTAACGATCTTGGCGCATGGGAGAACCAGGCGGGCGATTTTAACAACGACGGTTTTGTAGATATCTTTTCCGAGTTATCTAAAGAACTTTATATAAATAATGGTGACTTAACCTTTACCGGGATAGACCTACCGTTTGATGAAGGTGGGATTGGAGATTTTAACGGAGACGGATTCCTCGATGTGGTTAATAATGGAGATCTATGGATTAACGATGGGAACGCCAATAACTGGGTGAAGATAGGCCTGGAAGGCGTACAGAGTAATTATAACGGGATTGGAGCGCGTGTAGAAATTTACGGCGACTGGGGGATGCAAATTCGCGAAGTGCGTTCAGGACAAGGATTTAGTCATATGAATTCCCTGGTAGCTCATTTCGGAATTGGAACCGCTACCAATATCGACCAGATCATCATCAAATGGCCTTCAGGAGTAGTTGATGTGATCAACGATCCTAATATTAATGAACAACATATTTTTGTTGAAGGAGACAACGTACTGGCGGTAACCGATTTCCAAAAGGAAGGGATCAATCTTTTCCCCAATCCTACGACAGACATTCTTAATTTCTCACTCAATGGACTTGAAAATACAAAGGTTTCTGTAGTGGATGTAACCGGAAAGGTAGTAATGAATACAACTATTTCCTCCGAGAACACGATTAATGTAGATTCTCTTAAAAGTGGAGTTTACTTTGTTCAGTTAGAAATAGAAGGATCTCAACAAAGCTATAAGTTCGTAAAAAGATAA
- a CDS encoding ABC transporter ATP-binding protein, whose translation MIRVENIHKSFGEHKVLKGITTVFEKGRTNLIIGASGSGKTVLLKCLLGLFHPDEGKIFYEDKSIHDMDDEEQRDLREHIGMLFQGGALFDSMTIEENVMFPLRMFTNKKRSEMLDRVNEVLARVNLENVNSKFPAEISGGMQKRVSIARAIVNKPKYLFCDEPNSGLDPNTATVIDNLIQEITKENDITTVVVSHDMNSVMEIGENIVLLKHGHLVWDGSNQDIFKTDNKDVTDFVYSSDLFKKIREVQLKEG comes from the coding sequence ATGATACGTGTAGAGAACATTCATAAAAGTTTTGGAGAACACAAAGTTCTGAAAGGGATCACCACGGTCTTCGAAAAAGGTAGGACCAACCTTATCATTGGCGCCAGTGGAAGTGGTAAGACGGTTCTATTAAAATGCTTACTTGGGCTGTTTCATCCAGATGAAGGCAAGATCTTCTACGAAGATAAATCCATACACGACATGGACGATGAAGAACAACGCGACCTGAGAGAACATATTGGCATGTTATTCCAGGGAGGAGCTTTATTCGATTCTATGACTATCGAAGAAAATGTGATGTTCCCGTTACGGATGTTCACCAACAAGAAGCGCTCTGAAATGCTGGATAGAGTTAATGAAGTACTGGCTCGAGTGAATTTAGAGAATGTAAATTCGAAGTTTCCGGCCGAAATTTCAGGAGGGATGCAAAAAAGAGTATCTATTGCACGAGCGATAGTTAACAAACCCAAGTATCTATTCTGCGATGAGCCTAATTCGGGACTTGACCCTAATACTGCAACTGTGATCGATAATCTTATCCAGGAGATCACCAAAGAAAACGATATTACAACCGTGGTGGTTTCGCATGACATGAATTCTGTGATGGAAATAGGGGAAAATATTGTACTTCTGAAACATGGCCATTTGGTATGGGATGGATCGAATCAGGACATTTTCAAAACCGACAATAAAGATGTGACAGACTTTGTCTATTCTTCCGATCTTTTTAAGAAAATTCGAGAAGTTCAGCTAAAAGAAGGCTAA
- a CDS encoding DUF389 domain-containing protein, translating into MSTSENRPTGNASEEQQFEHLKLSTWASLKKFFGELLDIRSDTDRDATIDAVKKDISFKGHNAWILIFSIFVASIGLNVSSTAVVIGAMLISPLMGPIVGVGLGVAINDVEMLKRSLINLGVMIGLSVMTAFLYFKVSPLTEETPELLARTAPTILDVLVAIFGGLALIVAKTKSGTIASVIFGVAIATALMPPLCTVGYSLAVGNAEYAMGSFYLFSINTVFIALSTFIVAKLLRFPLVRYANSKRRRFIARVASLIALIVMVPSVILFLQLLDQQVFENNTKDFVRDVINYEGAEVVKFTHDYQTKEIEVYLIGRLVPQGQINKWMTTLQETDDLEGGKLTIYQGTDQSGELAEKLSNDLKQDILEDLYVNNQKELKDKDLRIEFLEEEITKLKIEEIPFASLSQEVKINYDKLKSFSYSKRVMTNFSSIDTIPVFQVDWDRSLNSRSRTENNQKLANWLKFKLNLDTLLIEER; encoded by the coding sequence ATGAGTACATCAGAAAACAGGCCTACCGGTAATGCCTCTGAAGAGCAGCAGTTTGAGCATTTAAAGCTCTCAACCTGGGCCAGTCTTAAGAAATTCTTCGGCGAGCTTTTGGATATACGTTCCGATACAGACCGCGATGCCACCATCGACGCTGTAAAAAAGGACATATCCTTTAAAGGCCATAACGCCTGGATTCTTATTTTCTCCATATTTGTTGCATCTATTGGACTTAATGTTAGTAGTACAGCTGTGGTTATCGGTGCCATGCTTATATCTCCGTTAATGGGTCCTATAGTGGGTGTTGGGCTGGGAGTGGCTATTAATGATGTTGAAATGCTGAAGCGGTCTCTAATTAACCTGGGCGTTATGATTGGCTTAAGTGTTATGACCGCCTTCCTATACTTTAAGGTGTCACCGCTTACCGAAGAGACCCCGGAGCTTCTGGCCAGAACTGCTCCTACCATTCTGGATGTGCTGGTAGCCATATTTGGTGGTCTGGCGCTTATAGTTGCCAAGACCAAAAGTGGAACGATCGCCAGTGTGATCTTTGGTGTTGCCATAGCCACCGCACTTATGCCTCCATTATGTACTGTGGGGTACAGCCTTGCTGTTGGGAACGCCGAATACGCTATGGGTTCCTTCTATCTATTCTCCATTAATACCGTTTTTATCGCCTTATCTACCTTTATTGTAGCAAAATTGTTACGATTCCCTTTAGTTCGATATGCCAACTCTAAGAGAAGACGTTTTATTGCGCGTGTAGCCTCGTTGATAGCGCTTATTGTTATGGTTCCAAGTGTGATCTTGTTTTTGCAGTTGCTGGACCAACAGGTATTTGAGAACAATACCAAAGACTTTGTACGGGACGTCATCAACTATGAAGGAGCCGAAGTTGTTAAGTTCACGCATGATTATCAAACCAAGGAGATCGAGGTCTATTTAATAGGAAGACTAGTGCCACAGGGACAGATCAATAAATGGATGACCACCTTACAGGAAACAGACGATCTTGAAGGAGGAAAATTAACTATTTATCAGGGAACAGACCAATCTGGTGAGCTGGCCGAAAAATTATCCAACGATCTGAAACAGGACATCCTGGAGGATCTGTATGTTAACAATCAGAAAGAATTAAAGGATAAGGATCTTCGGATCGAATTCCTGGAAGAGGAGATCACCAAACTTAAAATTGAAGAAATTCCCTTTGCCAGTCTCAGTCAGGAGGTTAAGATAAATTACGACAAGCTAAAATCTTTTAGTTATTCTAAACGTGTGATGACCAATTTCAGCAGTATTGATACAATTCCCGTATTCCAGGTGGATTGGGACCGTTCATTAAACTCCCGTAGCAGAACCGAAAACAACCAGAAACTTGCTAATTGGTTGAAATTTAAACTTAATCTCGACACCTTATTGATAGAGGAACGATAA